From one Mustela nigripes isolate SB6536 chromosome 16, MUSNIG.SB6536, whole genome shotgun sequence genomic stretch:
- the OTOP3 gene encoding proton channel OTOP3 isoform X1 produces MPGQASATSQAPSMASPEAQETGAAPAEGSQVDTGAEKTGAPASPHQQSWLVRHFSLLLRRDRQAQKAGQLFSGLLALNVVFLGGAFICSMIFNNVAITLGDVWILLAALKALSLLWLLYFAARTTRHPCAVLYHDPHAGPIWVRGSLVLFGSCSICLNIFRVGYDVSHIHCKSQLELIFPVIEMIFIGVQTWVLWKHCKDCVQVQTNFTRCGLMLTLATDLLLWVLAVTNDSMHREIEAELNALMENFFGNDTSTCLCLNATVCEVFQKGYLMLYPFSTEYCLICCAVLFVMWKNVGRRLAPHTGAHPGTPPFRLRGAIFGPLLGLLALVAGVCVFVLFQIEASGPAIARQYFTLYYAFYIAVLPAMSLACLAGTAIHGLEERELDTLKNPTRSLDVVLLMGAALGQMGIAYFSIVAIVATRPHELLNRLILAYSLLLILQHIAQNLFIIEGLHRRPLWETASEDPAGKREAEPPRRGSLLELGQDLRRASLAYIHSYSHLNWKRRALKEISLFLILCNITLWMMPAFGIHPEFENGLEQEFYGYRTWFTIVNFGLPLGVFYRMHSVGGLVEVYLEA; encoded by the exons CCACTTCTCAGGCTCCATCCATGGCCTCCCCGGAAGCACAGGAGACCGGAGCAGCCCCGGCCGAGGGGAGCCAAGTGGACACGGGGGCTGAGAAAACCGGAGCTCCCGCCTCGCCCCACCAGCAGTCCTGGCTGGTGCGGCATTTCTCGCTGCTGCTGCGGAGGGACAGGCAGGCCCAGAAGGCGGGGCAGCTCTTCTCAGGGCTCCTGGCCCTCAATGTGGTGTTCCTGGGTGGAGCCTTCATTTGCAGTATGATCTTCAACAACGTGGCCATCACGCTGGGTGATGTGTGGATCCTGCTGGCCGCGCTGAAGGCCCTGTCCCTCCTCTGGCTCCTCTACTTTGCCGCCCGGACCACCCGCCACCCGTGCGCCGTGCTCTACCATGACCCTCACGCGGGACCCATCTGGGTGCGGG GCTCCCTGGTGCTCTTTGGCAGCTGTAGCATCTGCCTCAACATCTTCCGGGTGGGCTACGACGTGAGCCACATCCATTGCAAGTCGCAGCTGGAGCTCATCTTCCCTGTCATCGAGATGATCTTCATCGGCGTCCAG ACCTGGGTGCTTTGGAAACACTGTAAGGACTGTGTTCAGGTCCAGACCAATTTCACTAG GTGTGGCCTAATGCTGACCCTGGCCACAGACCTGCTGCTGTGGGTTCTGGCTGTCACCAACGACTCTATGCACCGTGAGATCGAGGCTGAGCTCAACGCCCTCATGGAAAACTTCTTTG gcaACGACACCAGCACCTGCCTCTGTCTCAATGCCACCGTGTGTGAGGTCTTCCAGAAGGGCTACCTGATGCTCTACCCCTTCAGCACCGAGTACTGCCTCATCTGCTGCGCTGTGCTCTTTGTCATGTGGAAGAACGTCGGCCGCCGCCTGGCGCCCCACACAGGCGCTCACCCCGGCACCCCTCCCTTCCGCCTGCGCGGGGCCATCTTTGGGCCGCTGCTGGGCCTGCTGGCCCTGGTGGCGGGCGTGTGCGTCTTCGTGCTCTTCCAGATCGAAGCCAGTGGCCCCGCCATTGCGCGCCAGTACTTCACCCTCTACTATGCCTTCTACATAGCCGTGCTGCCCGCCATGAGCCTGGCATGCCTGGCGGGCACGGCCATCCACGGGCTGGAGGAGCGCGAGCTGGACACGCTCAAGAACCCCACCCGCAGCCTGGACGTGGTGCTGCTCATGGGCGCGGCGCTGGGCCAGATGGGCATCGCCTACTTTTCCATCGTGGCCATCGTGGCCACTCGCCCCCATGAGCTGCTCAACCGCCTCATCCTGGCCTACTCGCTGCTGCTTATTCTGCAGCACATCGCGCAGAACCTCTTCATCATCGAGGGCCTGCACCGGCGCCCGCTCTGGGAGACGGCATCCGAGGACCCGGCAGGGAAGCGAGAGGCTGAGCCTCCCCGCCGGGGGTCCCTGCTAGAGCTGGGCCAGGACCTGCGGCGGGCCTCGCTGGCCTACATCCACTCCTACAGCCACCTCAACTGGAAGCGGCGGGCGCTCAAGGAGATCTCGCTCTTCCTCATCCTCTGCAACATCACA ctGTGGATGATGCCCGCGTTTGGCATACACCCGGAGTTCGAGAACGGGCTCGAACAAGAATTCTATGGCTATCGGACCTGGTTCACCATCGTCAATTTTGGCCTGCCTCTGGGGGTCTTCTACCGAATGCACTCTGTCGGGGGGCTGGTGGAGGTCTACTTGGAGGCCTGA
- the OTOP3 gene encoding proton channel OTOP3 isoform X2: MASPEAQETGAAPAEGSQVDTGAEKTGAPASPHQQSWLVRHFSLLLRRDRQAQKAGQLFSGLLALNVVFLGGAFICSMIFNNVAITLGDVWILLAALKALSLLWLLYFAARTTRHPCAVLYHDPHAGPIWVRGSLVLFGSCSICLNIFRVGYDVSHIHCKSQLELIFPVIEMIFIGVQTWVLWKHCKDCVQVQTNFTRCGLMLTLATDLLLWVLAVTNDSMHREIEAELNALMENFFGNDTSTCLCLNATVCEVFQKGYLMLYPFSTEYCLICCAVLFVMWKNVGRRLAPHTGAHPGTPPFRLRGAIFGPLLGLLALVAGVCVFVLFQIEASGPAIARQYFTLYYAFYIAVLPAMSLACLAGTAIHGLEERELDTLKNPTRSLDVVLLMGAALGQMGIAYFSIVAIVATRPHELLNRLILAYSLLLILQHIAQNLFIIEGLHRRPLWETASEDPAGKREAEPPRRGSLLELGQDLRRASLAYIHSYSHLNWKRRALKEISLFLILCNITLWMMPAFGIHPEFENGLEQEFYGYRTWFTIVNFGLPLGVFYRMHSVGGLVEVYLEA; encoded by the exons ATGGCCTCCCCGGAAGCACAGGAGACCGGAGCAGCCCCGGCCGAGGGGAGCCAAGTGGACACGGGGGCTGAGAAAACCGGAGCTCCCGCCTCGCCCCACCAGCAGTCCTGGCTGGTGCGGCATTTCTCGCTGCTGCTGCGGAGGGACAGGCAGGCCCAGAAGGCGGGGCAGCTCTTCTCAGGGCTCCTGGCCCTCAATGTGGTGTTCCTGGGTGGAGCCTTCATTTGCAGTATGATCTTCAACAACGTGGCCATCACGCTGGGTGATGTGTGGATCCTGCTGGCCGCGCTGAAGGCCCTGTCCCTCCTCTGGCTCCTCTACTTTGCCGCCCGGACCACCCGCCACCCGTGCGCCGTGCTCTACCATGACCCTCACGCGGGACCCATCTGGGTGCGGG GCTCCCTGGTGCTCTTTGGCAGCTGTAGCATCTGCCTCAACATCTTCCGGGTGGGCTACGACGTGAGCCACATCCATTGCAAGTCGCAGCTGGAGCTCATCTTCCCTGTCATCGAGATGATCTTCATCGGCGTCCAG ACCTGGGTGCTTTGGAAACACTGTAAGGACTGTGTTCAGGTCCAGACCAATTTCACTAG GTGTGGCCTAATGCTGACCCTGGCCACAGACCTGCTGCTGTGGGTTCTGGCTGTCACCAACGACTCTATGCACCGTGAGATCGAGGCTGAGCTCAACGCCCTCATGGAAAACTTCTTTG gcaACGACACCAGCACCTGCCTCTGTCTCAATGCCACCGTGTGTGAGGTCTTCCAGAAGGGCTACCTGATGCTCTACCCCTTCAGCACCGAGTACTGCCTCATCTGCTGCGCTGTGCTCTTTGTCATGTGGAAGAACGTCGGCCGCCGCCTGGCGCCCCACACAGGCGCTCACCCCGGCACCCCTCCCTTCCGCCTGCGCGGGGCCATCTTTGGGCCGCTGCTGGGCCTGCTGGCCCTGGTGGCGGGCGTGTGCGTCTTCGTGCTCTTCCAGATCGAAGCCAGTGGCCCCGCCATTGCGCGCCAGTACTTCACCCTCTACTATGCCTTCTACATAGCCGTGCTGCCCGCCATGAGCCTGGCATGCCTGGCGGGCACGGCCATCCACGGGCTGGAGGAGCGCGAGCTGGACACGCTCAAGAACCCCACCCGCAGCCTGGACGTGGTGCTGCTCATGGGCGCGGCGCTGGGCCAGATGGGCATCGCCTACTTTTCCATCGTGGCCATCGTGGCCACTCGCCCCCATGAGCTGCTCAACCGCCTCATCCTGGCCTACTCGCTGCTGCTTATTCTGCAGCACATCGCGCAGAACCTCTTCATCATCGAGGGCCTGCACCGGCGCCCGCTCTGGGAGACGGCATCCGAGGACCCGGCAGGGAAGCGAGAGGCTGAGCCTCCCCGCCGGGGGTCCCTGCTAGAGCTGGGCCAGGACCTGCGGCGGGCCTCGCTGGCCTACATCCACTCCTACAGCCACCTCAACTGGAAGCGGCGGGCGCTCAAGGAGATCTCGCTCTTCCTCATCCTCTGCAACATCACA ctGTGGATGATGCCCGCGTTTGGCATACACCCGGAGTTCGAGAACGGGCTCGAACAAGAATTCTATGGCTATCGGACCTGGTTCACCATCGTCAATTTTGGCCTGCCTCTGGGGGTCTTCTACCGAATGCACTCTGTCGGGGGGCTGGTGGAGGTCTACTTGGAGGCCTGA